Below is a window of Bacillota bacterium DNA.
GCTTCCTTAAATTCCTCCAGCACAAATGGCCACCACGAAACCCCATCGGCTTTGCCCGTCTGGATAAGCAAGGGCCTGGGGCAGATAAGAGAAACAAGATCACTATCACTAAATTCCCGGAGCCAGCCTGGGATGAAGGCGTGTTCCTCTTCGGTTGAAAGGAAACAGCTATACCTTGGATCATCAATAATCATCTTCGTTAGGCGATGGTTGAAGAAGGCGCAGATTATCCCCACCTTAATCCTCGCCTCGAGAGGAAGTGTAAGTAGCGTATAAGCCCCTCCGAGACTTATCCCCCACATCCCTATACGCTGTTGATCCACCTCTGGCAAATTGGATACATAGTCAATAAGCCGCCTCAGCTTTGAGACCTCGAGACCAAACAAGGTCTTACCCAGCAAAAGAGCCATCCTAGTATACCTAGCTCTGGGCTTGATCCCAGATATATTCAAAGGTGCCAAAACTGCATAACCATCCCTAGCCAATCTATAACCGAAGCCGTGATAGGCGGTTTCGAGGAAACCAAACACATTCTCCGGAGAGGATAGTATCCCATGCTGCGAGATAACTAGCGGGAAAGGAGCCTTACCCCCCTTGGGCAGGGCCAAAACGGCCCTACATCGAAGACTACCGCTAAATCTTATGGAAACCCAGCGGGCAATTACCTTATCGTCTTCCAGAAAAGGCTCATCCTTAACTTCAAAGTCACCCTCCGGACGGAATTCGCCTAGAGCTTCCTGCCATCGCTTCCGGTTCGGTTCTACTGAAGTAAGGAATCGCTCAAGAGATGTATAATCCCTTAACCACAGGCTCCTTTGTCTTTCGGGATAACCCGCTATACAAAGCTCCCTAAGGTAATCTTCAGTCTCACGACGCTGAAGACTCTGTGTATCCTCGATAGTACGCCTGATAAAATCTTCAGAGAGTTCCTTGATATTACTGTATTCCATGGCCCTCGCCCCTCTCGCTATCAGGAAATGCCCACCCAACCTTTACTATAGGTCAACTACAGCAGCGTCGGCCCGCCCCTCCTCTATGTCGGCCGCTGTCTGGATCATCCTAGCGATATCCCACTTAGGCTGGTACCCGATCCAGCTTTTGGCCTTACTAATATCAAGATCAAACACCCACCTGACGGGGACACGCCATTGGAGCACCTCCTGACCCTTTATACGGGCCAGAATCTCCGCTGCCTCTGGATACGTGATCGGGCGCGGGGCTGCTGCATTAAAGGCCTCCCCCACAGCGGCAGGGCTTTCAAGAGCACATATCAGCCCGTGCGCCGCGTCACTCGCATGGATAAGCTGATAAATCCATGGCCTGCCTTCCATATCAGTTATGGCACATGGTTGTTGAGGCGAGGACGCGGCCCTCTCGAGTTCATGCCATAACTCTGTCCCGTCTGGCATATAAAGGGCACTCTTAGTGTGTTGCTGACCTATCTTTAAAATGGTTGAAACGAAACCCACTGTCCACCGGCTAAGAACCGCTGTACCCGAGACAATCCCCGACGGGCGAATCATACTCACCCTCATGCCAGTCTCACGGCTGAGAGCCTGGACGACCGCCTCTCCAGCTAATTTGGAGGCTGCATAGGTGCCTATCGGCCTTGTTGGATGAAGCTCATCCACGGGATTGTATGCTGTGGCTAAAATCTGGGAGTCATTCGGATAGACACTTGATGAGCTTGTATATACAAAACGCTGTAACTTATCAGCATGACGGGATGCTGCATAGGCAATGTTATAGGTGGCTTGCACATTGTTAGCAAAGAACTCCGACTGCGACATCCCTGGCAATGGCCCTACAAGGTTGGCAGTATGGATTATTGCGTCGACGCCTTCTGCAACCTTGATGGCTGTATCCACGTCCATCAGGTTCCCCTCAACAACCTCAATGCCAAGCCCGTCAATACGCTTGCGATTAGGGTCTTCCGGCAATATAAGACCTCGCACTTCATAATTCTTCTCAAGCAATTGACGAACCAAGCGACTGCCGACCTGCCCTGCCGCACCTGTCACTAGAACTTTGGCCATAAGCGATCCTCTCCAATCATGTTACCCTGGCGTATTTTCTGATAGTCCTCTCTGGGCATTACGGTAACTGGCTTCATGGATCAGATCATTGCTTCCTTGGTTTGCCCCGACAGTGATGCCTTAATTCGACTTAATAAGTAATCCTATAGCAATTCTAAAGTTCCCTATTCAGGGACATTTCCCTTTGGACTATTGTGATATAGATTTGCATAATTGTGCTGAAGACATCTTATATTCTGCAGGTAACGCTCTCCATTTGATCATCTTTTGGATCTATCACATCTGCGGGCTTTTGTCTCATTTTATGGGCTGCGGGAGCCAACCCTTGGTACCTTGTCGCGAGTCTCTATCGGGCCACCGATGCCCTTGTATACTGCAGCGTTCTCTGCAGCCCCCTCCCATAACCCCAGGAGGTGCTCTTTGCCATCCATGCCCATGCCAGGTGCAATGGCCTTTAGCACATCTCCCTTGGGCTCCTCACCGCGCTTTCCTTCAGTGTTATACCAAAGTCCGTACAGTGAGCCCCAGTAGGTTGATATGAATCCAGTCCCCAAATAAAGCTATTTTCCAATAGGATAACGCCCACGTTCTTTGACATAAGCAACAAGATCAACTAGGGTATCTGGTGAAACGCCCGGATATGTCTCTCCGCCGATGGCAAACTCATAGCCTCCCCTGGGGGCAGCAACCTTAATGGCGTGATCAATCTTGTCTTTGGCCGCACCGTCAAGCCCATTATAAAGGTCCCTACAGTTTAATCCGCCATGGATGACCGTCTTACCTTTCATATGCCTGACCGCAACATCAATATCGCTAAATCCGCCTATGTCCATCATGTCTACCTTCAGATCCTGTGTAATCATCTGAAAGAGGTGATCGGAGGGGCCGTCTGTATGGAGATAGCGTCCCTCCTTTCCATAGATCTCGTACAGCTTCCTGTCGTAAGGAAGTACCATCTTGCGGTACATCTCTGGAGAAATGAAGCATGCATTATCATTCGCAAGCCCCAGATGCGTGGTCCTAACCCCGGAACGCCTGTCTGCATAGTCTATAAGCTTACAAAAGGCCGTAAACATCTTCTGAAGAAGCCTATCCATGGCCTCCGGTTCCGTGTAAAGATAGGTATAAACCATAGCAGGATTCATTATGGCACAGGCTGCGGAGAGGGGTGGATGAATGGTCAGACGGGCATGCTCCTGCACAGGCACTTTCGCGCCTATTTTACGGGCCAGGGCTTTGAATTCCTCAAACCTGTCGTAGTACCATCTTACCTTTGGTACATCCTCAGGATCAGGGATCTCAAGGGCATCTATGTCACTTACATCGTTAAGGATGTGCACGATTCGGGGAGAGGTATCATCCGGATACTCAATAGGGCACTCGAAATATATCCCCTCTGCAACGGGACCAAGGTCATAGGTAAGCACGTAATTAGTCCTGTCATCCTTGTGATTCTCAAGCCTCCATTCAAATCCCTTGATCTGCACCTCTATCGAGACTTCAAGATCGGTATAGTAATCGCGTATGTTATAACCGAAGAGTCTACTCCAATAGCTGCCGTATTCGCTGATGTTTATTGGTACCCTATCAGGCTCCCTGAAGCTGAACGCTATCTGTTTGCGCCTTTCCGCCTCCTCCAGGTGTCTCATATATTTATCCAAGGCAAACTGGAACATTTCTTTTGCCCCCTATGCTACTCAACATCTGAACTTCTTATTGGCGAAGATAGAACGCAACACCGGGTCTTGAACATTCTGACGTAAATAACGCAACGCAGGCTAGGCCATCGATGGGGACGTTCCTTATGACGCGATAATTCCCTTTCTTTTCACCTTCCACTAGAACTGGGTAATCTGTCATCTTACCTACCATGTAGTATTGCCAATCAATATCCCCGGCCAGGGCTTTCATTAATGTGACGGAGTCATTCTCGACCTTATCGCGGACTATCCTATCAATGTTAGGTAACTGATTTCCGATGAATTTCTCTCCGCTCCGCGATTTTCTTTTGGATTATTGTGAGATAAATTTTTTGCACTATTGTGTTAAACAAATGGATGAATCCCGTAATGTTTCCTGAATAGAGCGACGCCTCGAACCTTCCCTGTATTCCACAGGCGATAAGCCCTCGACCTTCTTGAATACCCTGGTGAAGTATTGCGGGCTCTTGTAGCCAACACGGGTGGCTATAGACCCTATAGACAGGTCGCCTTCCCGCAGAAGATGTCTGGCATGCTCAATACGAATAAGCGTGAGGTATTCTATGGGTGAATACCCCATGCATACCTGGAAAATCCGCGAGAGATAACTTGGACTTACGAAAACCTCCTTTGCGATCTTCTTCCGGTCCAGGTCCTCAAAGTAGTGCCGCTCTATATAACATTTCGCCTTTGATGCGATCTCCTGAAGGCGTGGATCAAAGAAGCTTATCGTCTGTATTCTATTTCCAGACATCAAGCTCTCAGGACGAGCTTGCAAAATCCGAAAGACCCTTATCACTAGGTTGAGGAGAGATAGCATTACCTCAGCCTTCCAACCATCCCTAGCATTGGCTATCTCCTCCAACACATGAGAAACGATCCGGGACAACCCCTGCTTGTCATGGATAGTTCCGCTGATTCCCTTCAAAACCGGGAATACGTCGGCAGTGACGGAGAAATCGAATTTGACATCAAAGACATGACAGCTTAACCTGGGTCCCTGCCTGAATTCGTGGTAGATCCCCGGCTCTACTAATACGAGGTCCCTGGGCCTGAGAAAAAAGACCCGATCTTTATTGAAACGCAGCTCGGTGCCGCCATCAATTACATAGAATATCTGCCAATGATCATGCGCATGAGACTCAAGAATACAATGAGGTTGCCACTCTACCTCAAGAAGATCTATGATATGTACCTTGAAGATCGCGGGCAATACCTCTGAAAATCTCCTCATTACCCGCTGGTTTAAAGAAGGTGTAGCTGTTGAAGGCGATCCGGATTCCTTACAGGATTCCCCGAGCATGAAAATCACCTCTACGAGCGATGCCATCGTTTTCCACCTGTAATTCTGATATCCTCCCACGGCTGAAGCCTATAGGCTTTTCCATACGGGTTTCGCAATGTCTTTGGCCGGATTCTGGATTGGGTCTAGCACGAGATCATGGCAGGAACTTACGAGAACTTGTTGTATAGATCAAGTATAGCCTGCGCTGCCAAAATTGTGAACTAGTAAAGAGGTGGGACTATAATATGCAATTGGCCATAATTGGCGATGAAATCAGCCAAGACCCTGATGAGGTATTGTCCGCGATGATCCAAACAGGGATCCGCTATCTGGAGATTCGAATGATCGAAGGGCATAATGTCCTCGATCTTTCTGATGACAAGCTTCTGAGTCTTAGAAGATTGCTTGAACGCTCCGGGATTGAGGTCTGCGCGATCGCCGCTCCACTCTTTAAAACGCCACTAGAAGGAGACCATGGGGTGGCCGATGGAGCTAACCCAGATCCCTTTATGATAGCGGAGGGCGGCTTTTCACGCCACCTAGAGCTTCTAGAAAAGGCGGTCTGGATTGCAAGACTATTCAACACCAGGTTGATCAGGTGCTTCAGCTTCATGGGAACGAAACCTTACAATGATGTTTTGCCTCAGATCGTCCAGCATCTTTCCGAAGCTGCTCGGAAAGCCGAGGAGGCAGATGTAGTTCTATGCATTGAGAATGAACCATCCTGCTATGCCAGGACATCAGGGCAGATTCGCGAGCTTTTGGCGCAGATTCCTTCCGCGCATATCGCAGCTCTCTGGGACCCAGGCAATGCATATTACGTTGGCGAGAAGGATTTAATGAAGGGCTTCCACAATATACGGGAGCGAGTTGCTCATATTCATCTTAAAGACATTATACTGCGGGACGATACCTCATCATCAGAAGATCATATATCAGGATCAGCGGATATAACTAAGCAAGGTAGCCAAGGAGGAACTTGTGAATTTACGGTTGTAGGAAGAGGGATTCTTGACTATCCTGGTCAGATTGCCATGTGGCGCAATTCGGGCTACACTGGTTTCCTAAGCCTTGAGCCCCATCTCTCCATAGGAAAAGGTTCTATATCGGGAGCTATCCAGTCTATCCAATCGGTTCAGGCAATGCTCCGTCCGTCCCAACGTTAGCTTTTCACCACGTGGCAGCCCGCAAAGGCTGACCTATATTCGGTGAGACCGTTGATTTCTCCCACTTTGTAGCAATGTAGCGCGGTGAAACTCCGGAAAACGGCCCCAGTGCAAGACCAAACTGGTAACTGCTGGGGAAGATAAACAGTCTCTTCACCTACTTACCCTGTGCTTGAGACCCGAAACCGAATCGAAATCTTGAATGATTGGGAGGGCTGC
It encodes the following:
- a CDS encoding sugar phosphate isomerase/epimerase, producing MQLAIIGDEISQDPDEVLSAMIQTGIRYLEIRMIEGHNVLDLSDDKLLSLRRLLERSGIEVCAIAAPLFKTPLEGDHGVADGANPDPFMIAEGGFSRHLELLEKAVWIARLFNTRLIRCFSFMGTKPYNDVLPQIVQHLSEAARKAEEADVVLCIENEPSCYARTSGQIRELLAQIPSAHIAALWDPGNAYYVGEKDLMKGFHNIRERVAHIHLKDIILRDDTSSSEDHISGSADITKQGSQGGTCEFTVVGRGILDYPGQIAMWRNSGYTGFLSLEPHLSIGKGSISGAIQSIQSVQAMLRPSQR
- a CDS encoding NAD(P)-dependent oxidoreductase; translated protein: MAKVLVTGAAGQVGSRLVRQLLEKNYEVRGLILPEDPNRKRIDGLGIEVVEGNLMDVDTAIKVAEGVDAIIHTANLVGPLPGMSQSEFFANNVQATYNIAYAASRHADKLQRFVYTSSSSVYPNDSQILATAYNPVDELHPTRPIGTYAASKLAGEAVVQALSRETGMRVSMIRPSGIVSGTAVLSRWTVGFVSTILKIGQQHTKSALYMPDGTELWHELERAASSPQQPCAITDMEGRPWIYQLIHASDAAHGLICALESPAAVGEAFNAAAPRPITYPEAAEILARIKGQEVLQWRVPVRWVFDLDISKAKSWIGYQPKWDIARMIQTAADIEEGRADAAVVDL
- a CDS encoding helix-turn-helix transcriptional regulator; protein product: MASLVEVIFMLGESCKESGSPSTATPSLNQRVMRRFSEVLPAIFKVHIIDLLEVEWQPHCILESHAHDHWQIFYVIDGGTELRFNKDRVFFLRPRDLVLVEPGIYHEFRQGPRLSCHVFDVKFDFSVTADVFPVLKGISGTIHDKQGLSRIVSHVLEEIANARDGWKAEVMLSLLNLVIRVFRILQARPESLMSGNRIQTISFFDPRLQEIASKAKCYIERHYFEDLDRKKIAKEVFVSPSYLSRIFQVCMGYSPIEYLTLIRIEHARHLLREGDLSIGSIATRVGYKSPQYFTRVFKKVEGLSPVEYREGSRRRSIQETLRDSSICLTQ